Proteins encoded together in one Mus caroli chromosome 4, CAROLI_EIJ_v1.1, whole genome shotgun sequence window:
- the Mrto4 gene encoding mRNA turnover protein 4 homolog, translated as MPKSKRDKKVSLTKTAKKGLELKQNLIEELRKCVDTYKYLFIFSVANMRNSKLKDIRNAWKHSRMFFGKNKVMMVALGRSPSDEYKDNLHQVSKKLRGEVGLLFTNRTKEEVNEWFTKYTEMDFARAGNKATLTVSLDPGPLKQFPHSMEPQLRQLGLPTALKKGVVTLLSDYEVCKEGDVLTPEQARILKLFGYEMAEFKVIIKYMWDAQSGRFQQMDDDLPESAPESEGESEEEDDS; from the exons ATGCCCAAATCCAAGCGAGACAAGAAAG tTTCCTTAACAAAAACTGCCAAGAAAGGCTTGGAACTGAAGCAGAACCTGATAGAAGAG CTTCGGAAATGTGTGGACACCTACAAGTACCTTTTCATCTTCTCTGTGGCCAACATGAGGAACAGCAAGCTGAAGGACATCCGGAACGCCTGGAAGCACAGCCG GATGTTCTTTGGCAAAAACAAGGTGATGATGGTGGCCTTGGGTCGAAGCCCATCTGATGAATACAAAGACAACCTACATCAG GTCAGCAAGAAGTTGAGAGGTGAAGTTGGGCTGCTTTTTACCAACCGCACGAAGGAGGAGGTGAATGA GTGGTTCACAAAGTATACAGAAATGGATTTTGCTCGAGCGGGGAACAAAGCAACTCTAACTGTGAGCCTGGATCCAGGGCCCCTGAAGCAATTCCCTCACTCCATGGAGCCACAGCTGAGGCAGCTGGGGCTGCCCACTGCCCTCAAGAAAg GTGTAGTGACCCTGCTGTCTGACTATGAAGTATGCAAAGAGGGTGACGTGCTGACCCCAGAGCAGGCCCGTATCCTG AAGCTGTTTGGGTATGAGATGGCTGAATTCAAAGTGATCATCAAATATATGTGGGACGCCCAGTCTGGACGATTCCAGCAGATGGACGATGACCTGCCTGAGAGCGCGCCTGAGTCTGAGGGAGAgtctgaggaggaggatgacagCTGA